In the genome of Bradyrhizobium arachidis, one region contains:
- the fliQ gene encoding flagellar biosynthesis protein FliQ, whose amino-acid sequence MTGPETLDVARDAIWTIVIVSSPLMVVGLVVGVIVSLFQALTQIQEQTLIYVPKILAIFATMLLALPFMADSLHAHMLRISSRIIGG is encoded by the coding sequence ATGACCGGACCCGAAACCCTCGACGTCGCCCGCGATGCAATCTGGACCATCGTGATCGTGTCGTCGCCGCTGATGGTGGTTGGCCTCGTGGTCGGCGTCATCGTGTCGCTGTTCCAGGCGCTGACGCAGATCCAGGAGCAGACGCTGATCTACGTGCCGAAGATCCTCGCCATCTTTGCCACGATGCTATTAGCGCTTCCATTCATGGCCGACTCGCTCCACGCGCACATGCTGCGGATCTCGTCGCGAATCATCGGCGGCTGA
- a CDS encoding MotE family protein, translating to MKSFRNIRVIPVVLVAVAGLATLKVAGLVINGGYVFDYQPNPIKKSWAQENLNFPTGREDPDITGSTHGAPKEAPKPAAPETKPEGTVVKVEEAQPQVSASERAILERLQARRQEIEARQREIDIRESLLKSAEKRIENKVEEMKAVETRISATQAEQKAAEAQRMKGLVTMYEGMKPKDAARVFDRLEMGVLIEIASAIAPRKMSDILGLMSPEAAERLTVEMARRANGGGDLSASAGDLPKIDGKPTQKPN from the coding sequence ATGAAGTCCTTTCGTAACATCCGCGTCATTCCGGTCGTCCTGGTCGCCGTCGCAGGTCTCGCCACGCTGAAGGTCGCGGGTCTCGTGATCAATGGCGGCTATGTGTTCGATTATCAGCCGAACCCGATCAAGAAATCCTGGGCGCAGGAGAACCTGAACTTCCCGACCGGCCGCGAGGACCCCGACATCACGGGATCGACCCATGGCGCGCCGAAGGAGGCGCCCAAGCCCGCTGCGCCCGAGACCAAGCCCGAAGGCACGGTGGTCAAGGTGGAGGAAGCCCAGCCGCAGGTCTCGGCCTCCGAGCGCGCGATCCTCGAGCGCTTGCAGGCGCGCCGCCAGGAGATCGAGGCCCGCCAGCGCGAGATCGACATCCGCGAGAGCCTGCTCAAGTCGGCCGAGAAGCGCATCGAGAACAAGGTTGAGGAGATGAAGGCGGTGGAGACTCGCATCTCCGCGACGCAGGCCGAGCAGAAAGCCGCCGAAGCCCAGCGCATGAAGGGCCTCGTGACCATGTATGAGGGCATGAAGCCCAAGGACGCGGCGCGGGTGTTCGACCGGCTGGAGATGGGCGTATTGATCGAGATCGCCTCGGCCATTGCGCCGCGCAAGATGTCGGACATCCTCGGATTGATGTCGCCGGAAGCCGCCGAGCGGCTGACGGTCGAGATGGCCCGAAGAGCCAATGGCGGCGGCGATCTCTCCGCTTCGGCCGGTGACCTGCCCAAGATCGACGGCAAGCCGACCCAAAAGCCGAATTGA
- the fliP gene encoding flagellar type III secretion system pore protein FliP (The bacterial flagellar biogenesis protein FliP forms a type III secretion system (T3SS)-type pore required for flagellar assembly.) → MRLPALPRRVVFLSVLIGAASLAMPAYAQDISINLGGGAGGGGVTERAIQLIALLTVLSIAPSILIMMTSFTRIVVVLSLLRTAMGTATAPPNSVIIALAMFLTFFVMGPVLQKSYDEGIRPLVANQVSVEDALQRASVPLRGFMQKNVREKDLKLFLDLSGEPPPATPDELALRILVPAFMISELKRAFEIGFLLFLPFLIIDLVVASVLMSMGMMMLPPATISLPFKLIFFVLVDGWSLVAGSLVQSYGG, encoded by the coding sequence GTGAGGCTGCCGGCCCTCCCGCGTAGAGTTGTTTTTCTTTCTGTCCTGATCGGCGCGGCTTCGCTCGCGATGCCTGCCTATGCGCAGGACATCAGCATCAATCTCGGCGGCGGTGCTGGCGGCGGCGGCGTCACCGAGCGCGCGATCCAGCTGATCGCGCTTCTCACGGTGCTGTCGATCGCGCCGTCGATCCTGATCATGATGACCTCGTTCACGCGCATCGTGGTGGTGCTGTCGCTGCTGCGCACCGCGATGGGCACAGCGACCGCGCCGCCGAACTCGGTGATCATTGCGCTGGCGATGTTCCTCACCTTCTTCGTGATGGGACCGGTGCTGCAAAAGTCCTACGACGAGGGCATCCGCCCGCTCGTCGCCAACCAGGTCAGCGTCGAGGACGCGCTCCAGCGCGCCTCCGTGCCCTTGCGCGGCTTCATGCAGAAGAACGTGCGCGAGAAGGACCTCAAGCTGTTCCTGGATCTCTCCGGCGAACCGCCGCCCGCCACCCCCGACGAGCTCGCATTGCGCATCCTCGTCCCCGCCTTCATGATCTCCGAGCTGAAACGCGCCTTCGAGATCGGCTTCCTGCTGTTCCTCCCGTTCCTGATCATCGATCTCGTCGTCGCCTCGGTCCTGATGTCGATGGGCATGATGATGCTGCCGCCGGCGACGATCTCGCTGCCGTTCAAGCTCATCTTCTTCGTGCTGGTCGACGGCTGGTCGCTGGTGGCGGGGAGCCTGGTGCAGAGTTACGGGGGGTAG
- a CDS encoding flagellar biosynthetic protein FliO, with the protein MQGSPITFILAFIVVLALIGVAAWLVRRFAGNRLGANTQRGRMPRLAVIDAAAVDGRRRLVLVRRDNVEHLLMIGGPTDIVVEPNIVRAAPGRDQLPQRSNGAEPPRLAPMPDAGGWADEAPRPELLDHPEPPIPEPPPRPARPSFADEVRRPAPALAERRSEPSLPGFPPEPIAPRPERESRPEPLPPPRIARSEPPLMPRPPRQSEPVKVPPVRADRPAAPPPPVPQAPPVPPPGPAAAPSSAEQNLAEMAQRLEAALRRPGGETVAPPVAPEPPAAPPRAARSEPPAPPAPPPKPAAEKTSFENLEDEMASLLGRPKPSS; encoded by the coding sequence ATGCAAGGCAGCCCTATCACCTTCATCCTCGCGTTCATCGTCGTTCTGGCGTTGATCGGCGTCGCTGCATGGCTGGTGCGCCGATTCGCCGGTAACCGGCTCGGCGCCAACACCCAGCGCGGCAGGATGCCCCGGCTCGCCGTGATCGATGCTGCCGCGGTCGACGGCCGGCGCCGCCTGGTGCTGGTCCGGCGCGACAATGTCGAGCACCTCCTGATGATCGGCGGCCCGACCGATATCGTCGTCGAGCCCAATATCGTTCGCGCCGCCCCGGGCCGCGACCAGCTTCCGCAGCGTTCCAACGGCGCCGAACCGCCACGCCTCGCCCCGATGCCGGATGCCGGCGGCTGGGCCGATGAGGCTCCGCGGCCCGAACTGCTCGATCATCCCGAGCCGCCAATACCCGAGCCGCCGCCGCGGCCTGCGCGCCCCTCCTTCGCCGACGAAGTGCGCCGGCCCGCGCCCGCTTTGGCCGAACGCCGCAGCGAGCCGTCGCTGCCCGGCTTTCCGCCAGAGCCGATCGCGCCGCGCCCCGAGCGCGAGTCGCGTCCCGAGCCGCTGCCGCCGCCGCGCATTGCCCGCAGCGAGCCGCCGCTAATGCCGCGTCCGCCGCGCCAGAGCGAGCCCGTAAAGGTGCCGCCGGTGCGCGCCGATCGCCCGGCCGCACCGCCGCCGCCCGTGCCCCAGGCACCGCCGGTTCCGCCGCCGGGCCCCGCTGCTGCGCCCTCGAGCGCAGAGCAGAATCTCGCCGAGATGGCGCAGCGTCTCGAAGCTGCGCTGCGCCGCCCGGGCGGCGAGACGGTCGCGCCTCCGGTTGCGCCCGAGCCGCCCGCGGCGCCGCCCCGCGCAGCCCGCAGTGAGCCGCCGGCGCCACCTGCCCCGCCGCCGAAGCCGGCCGCGGAGAAGACCAGCTTTGAGAATCTCGAAGACGAGATGGCCTCCCTGCTCGGCCGTCCGAAGCCGTCTTCGTGA
- a CDS encoding DUF6468 domain-containing protein — MNHSLGMAIETLVAILLMLTIGYCILLNKRLTRLKADEHSLKAVIAELITATEIAERAIGGLKLAVRDVNENLGSQLAAATQMSDQLYKQLGEADNVVRRLSKIAIAARPVTSPETAAAPAAKPASAKAVAAAAEAFSERRRSNGLAA; from the coding sequence ATGAACCACTCCCTGGGAATGGCGATCGAGACGCTGGTGGCTATCCTGCTGATGCTCACAATCGGCTACTGCATCCTGCTCAACAAGCGCTTGACGCGGCTGAAGGCCGACGAGCATTCGCTGAAGGCCGTCATCGCCGAGTTGATCACCGCGACCGAGATCGCCGAGCGCGCGATCGGCGGGCTGAAGCTCGCAGTGCGCGACGTCAACGAGAACCTCGGCAGCCAGCTCGCGGCGGCGACGCAGATGTCCGACCAGCTCTACAAGCAGCTCGGCGAGGCCGATAACGTGGTGCGGCGCCTGTCCAAGATCGCGATCGCCGCGCGCCCCGTCACCAGTCCGGAAACGGCCGCAGCGCCCGCAGCCAAGCCCGCCTCGGCGAAGGCCGTGGCGGCGGCGGCCGAAGCCTTCTCCGAGCGCCGCCGATCCAACGGCCTTGCCGCATGA
- the flhB gene encoding flagellar biosynthesis protein FlhB has protein sequence MAEDNDPESQTEDPTQKRLDEALERGDVAKSQEINTWFMIAGGTLVVSTFSGSVGSGLVTPMRNLLANSWMIRTDGRNLLALMQQIEFAVLAAVGVPLLMLVLAAIAGNMLQHRLVWSAESLKPKFSKLSPAEGFKRIFGKQAAANFLKGLGKLVVLGAVMTIVLWPERHRMEAMVKLDPAAMLGATTSMTIHLLGAVVAALAIIAIGDYFFQYRSWFQRQKMSLQEIKEEFKQSEGDPHIKGKLRQLRQQRSKKRMMAAVPKASVIITNPTHYSVALSYERGMSAPICVAKGVDNLAFKIREIAREHDIPIVENVPLARALYATVDIDQEIPTEHYHAVAEVIGYVMRLKRGFGAGRG, from the coding sequence ATGGCGGAAGACAACGATCCCGAAAGTCAAACAGAAGACCCGACACAAAAGCGCCTCGACGAGGCGCTCGAACGCGGCGACGTTGCGAAAAGCCAGGAGATCAATACCTGGTTCATGATCGCGGGCGGCACGCTCGTGGTCTCGACCTTTTCGGGATCGGTCGGCAGCGGGCTGGTGACGCCGATGCGCAACCTGCTCGCCAATTCCTGGATGATCAGGACCGACGGCAGGAACCTGCTCGCGCTGATGCAGCAGATCGAGTTCGCCGTGCTCGCCGCGGTCGGCGTGCCGCTCTTGATGCTCGTGCTGGCGGCGATTGCCGGCAACATGCTCCAGCACCGCCTGGTGTGGTCGGCCGAATCCCTCAAGCCGAAGTTCAGCAAGCTCTCGCCCGCCGAGGGCTTCAAGCGCATCTTCGGCAAGCAGGCGGCGGCGAACTTCCTCAAGGGGCTCGGCAAGCTCGTCGTGCTCGGCGCGGTTATGACCATAGTCCTATGGCCGGAGCGGCATCGCATGGAGGCGATGGTCAAGCTCGATCCGGCCGCCATGCTGGGCGCTACCACCAGCATGACCATCCATCTGCTCGGGGCGGTGGTCGCGGCGCTCGCGATCATCGCGATCGGCGACTATTTCTTCCAGTATCGCAGCTGGTTCCAGCGGCAGAAGATGTCGCTCCAGGAGATCAAGGAAGAGTTCAAGCAGTCCGAAGGCGACCCGCACATCAAGGGCAAGCTCAGGCAATTGCGCCAGCAGCGTTCCAAGAAGCGCATGATGGCCGCGGTTCCCAAGGCCTCCGTGATCATCACCAACCCGACCCACTATTCGGTGGCGCTGTCCTACGAGCGCGGCATGTCGGCGCCGATCTGCGTCGCCAAGGGCGTCGACAACCTCGCCTTCAAGATCCGGGAGATCGCGCGCGAGCACGACATCCCGATCGTCGAGAACGTGCCGCTGGCCCGCGCGCTCTACGCCACCGTCGATATCGACCAGGAAATCCCGACCGAGCACTACCATGCGGTGGCCGAAGTCATCGGCTACGTCATGCGGCTGAAGCGCGGATTCGGCGCCGGGCGGGGATAA
- a CDS encoding tetratricopeptide repeat protein produces the protein MAREAGLLSRARALARGLSRHVSKAPVLVVCLMLGFDGTARAADPIRGEATFSAGGGFARLVIKLGEDVPSEVTTAGSILIVRFDRPVDVPVDRVPEGAPDYVNSARRDPDGGAIRLSLARRVTVNTMNAGERTFIDLLPEGWKGPPPSLPMDVVKELAERARVAERALRAQRAAAESKKRPQIRVRASIQPTFVRFVFEMPDGVGVSSVLNEQKLTLAFNANLNFDLADAVVAAPPNVASIKQKADIDQTNVEIALIGDSDVHSFRDDKNYVVDISFQPEKGKTAATAESVIAQAKPAAQGHGPAPAPEKPVAEKPKEAHREIAPPTSETIAREAKIEVKPEVKPEAPAAMPPVEAPKPAPAPAAEAAHAAEAPKDLQKETPKPVAPVAEAAVPVAPVKPMAPAVAEAPKEIVKEIVKEAAPEPVKAEAPAAPQPAIASVDARRDSDGLRVTFPIQVATAAAAFRRGDTVWVVFDTPKPIDVEAIRTKGGAMIGEVGRVPLDKGQAVRIRLTRPLVYSLTSEEVGKETNWLLTLADKIQATPLPLMMSRNITDPALANLAIPFANPGLLHKLTDPDAGDTLYVVTAQRPVRGFIKRQDLVDLSLLESAHGIAIRPNSDEVGVEVGSDKVILGKKGGLTLSPVDISSERAPTAVRPIFSPEGWRKGQSENFWTRQSDLVTAISAVEPGQRSLPRLDLAQFYMSRAMYHEAKSVTDVMLSDPLNKEESSALIMHAIASILIGRPAQGLKDLANPVIGNSHDSQLWKALAYARQGKWADAREKFKNVEFAIASLPLDIQRIVTMDAMRAALEVKDYAGASKRRGEIEVVGVPPEAAPGFAVLRGRLAEALGHDKDALDDYKFAVASNDRQAAAEAKQLEVALRQKRDEISKEDALRDLETLSMTWRGDSIEVKTLQMLSKMYAESGRYRDALAAARTATRLQPNAEASRQAQDLASDLFTQIFLGPKGDELPPVEALGMFYEFRELTPIGRRGDELIRRLADRLASIDLLDQAAELLQYQVDHRLEGAARAQVAARLSMIYLANRKPDMAITALRASRISDLSGELRQQRLLLEARAQSDVGRHDLALDIVSNVSGREVLRLRSDIFWAARRWRESAEQIELYYGDRFRDFKPLNAVEKSDIIRAAVGYALADDSIGLSRFREKYAPLMSESADRVAFDIASKPAAASSAEFAEIAKLAASVDTLDGFLREMKQRFPDATARAPAAPQAHDETDHTGSLPTIPVVRQIKMTR, from the coding sequence ATGGCGCGAGAGGCTGGATTGTTGTCGCGAGCCCGCGCTTTGGCGCGGGGGCTGTCGCGTCATGTCAGCAAGGCGCCGGTGCTGGTGGTCTGCCTGATGCTCGGCTTCGACGGCACGGCCCGGGCTGCCGATCCGATCCGCGGCGAGGCAACCTTCTCGGCCGGCGGCGGCTTTGCCCGTCTGGTGATCAAGCTCGGCGAGGACGTTCCCTCCGAGGTGACGACCGCGGGCTCCATCCTCATCGTCCGGTTCGACCGGCCGGTCGACGTTCCCGTCGATCGCGTTCCGGAAGGCGCGCCTGATTACGTCAATTCCGCCCGGCGCGATCCTGATGGCGGCGCCATCCGTCTGTCGCTGGCCCGGCGCGTCACCGTCAACACCATGAATGCCGGCGAACGCACCTTCATCGACCTTCTGCCGGAAGGCTGGAAGGGACCGCCGCCGAGCCTGCCGATGGACGTGGTCAAGGAGCTCGCCGAGCGCGCGCGTGTAGCCGAGCGCGCACTGCGTGCGCAGCGAGCCGCGGCCGAGAGCAAGAAGCGTCCGCAGATCCGCGTGCGCGCTTCGATCCAGCCGACCTTCGTCCGCTTCGTGTTCGAGATGCCCGACGGCGTCGGTGTCTCCTCCGTACTCAACGAGCAGAAGCTCACGCTCGCCTTCAATGCCAACCTGAATTTCGATCTGGCGGATGCCGTCGTCGCGGCGCCGCCGAACGTCGCTTCGATCAAGCAGAAGGCCGACATCGACCAGACCAATGTCGAGATCGCGCTGATCGGCGATTCCGACGTGCACTCCTTCCGCGACGACAAAAATTATGTCGTCGACATCTCATTCCAGCCGGAGAAGGGCAAGACCGCGGCGACGGCCGAGTCCGTGATCGCGCAGGCGAAGCCCGCGGCCCAAGGCCATGGACCTGCGCCTGCGCCGGAAAAGCCTGTGGCCGAGAAGCCGAAGGAGGCCCATCGCGAAATCGCGCCGCCGACGTCCGAGACGATCGCGCGCGAAGCCAAGATCGAAGTGAAGCCCGAGGTGAAGCCGGAAGCGCCCGCCGCGATGCCGCCCGTCGAAGCGCCGAAGCCGGCGCCGGCTCCCGCGGCTGAAGCCGCGCACGCTGCGGAAGCGCCCAAGGACTTGCAGAAGGAAACTCCGAAGCCTGTTGCTCCCGTGGCGGAAGCCGCCGTACCGGTCGCTCCGGTCAAGCCAATGGCGCCTGCAGTCGCCGAGGCGCCCAAGGAAATCGTCAAGGAGATCGTCAAGGAAGCTGCTCCGGAGCCTGTCAAAGCCGAGGCGCCGGCCGCGCCGCAGCCCGCGATTGCCAGCGTCGATGCGCGCCGCGACAGCGACGGTCTGCGCGTGACGTTCCCGATTCAGGTCGCAACGGCTGCGGCGGCGTTCCGCCGCGGCGACACGGTCTGGGTGGTGTTCGACACGCCGAAGCCGATCGATGTCGAGGCGATCCGCACCAAGGGCGGCGCGATGATCGGCGAGGTCGGCCGCGTGCCGCTCGACAAGGGGCAGGCGGTCCGCATCCGTCTCACCCGGCCGCTGGTCTATTCGCTGACCAGCGAGGAGGTCGGCAAGGAGACCAACTGGCTGCTCACGCTCGCCGACAAGATCCAGGCGACGCCGCTGCCGCTGATGATGTCGCGCAACATCACCGATCCCGCGCTCGCCAATCTCGCGATCCCGTTCGCCAATCCGGGCCTGTTGCATAAGCTGACCGATCCCGACGCTGGCGACACGCTCTATGTCGTCACCGCGCAGCGGCCGGTGCGCGGCTTCATCAAACGGCAGGATCTCGTCGATCTGTCGCTGCTGGAATCCGCGCACGGCATCGCGATCCGGCCGAACTCCGACGAGGTCGGCGTCGAGGTCGGGTCCGACAAGGTCATCCTCGGCAAGAAGGGCGGATTGACGCTGTCGCCGGTCGACATCTCGTCCGAGCGCGCGCCGACCGCGGTGCGCCCGATCTTCAGCCCCGAGGGCTGGCGCAAGGGCCAGTCGGAGAATTTCTGGACACGCCAGAGCGATCTGGTGACGGCGATCTCGGCGGTCGAGCCGGGGCAGCGTTCGCTGCCGCGGCTCGACCTCGCGCAGTTCTACATGTCGCGCGCCATGTACCACGAAGCCAAGTCCGTGACAGATGTGATGCTGAGCGATCCCCTCAACAAGGAGGAGAGCAGCGCGCTGATCATGCATGCGATCGCGAGCATCCTGATCGGCCGGCCGGCGCAGGGTCTGAAGGACCTCGCCAATCCCGTGATCGGCAACAGCCACGATTCCCAGCTCTGGAAAGCGCTCGCCTATGCGCGCCAGGGCAAATGGGCGGACGCCCGCGAGAAATTCAAGAACGTCGAGTTCGCCATCGCCTCGCTGCCGCTCGACATCCAGCGCATCGTGACGATGGACGCGATGCGCGCCGCGCTCGAGGTGAAGGACTATGCCGGCGCCTCCAAGCGCCGCGGCGAGATCGAGGTGGTCGGCGTGCCGCCCGAGGCGGCGCCCGGCTTTGCCGTGCTGCGCGGCCGGCTCGCCGAGGCGCTCGGCCATGACAAGGACGCGCTCGACGACTACAAATTCGCGGTTGCCTCGAACGACCGCCAGGCGGCGGCCGAGGCCAAGCAGCTGGAAGTGGCGCTGCGCCAGAAGCGCGACGAGATCAGCAAGGAAGACGCGCTGCGCGATCTCGAGACGCTGTCGATGACCTGGCGCGGCGACTCGATCGAGGTCAAGACGCTCCAGATGCTGTCGAAGATGTATGCCGAGAGCGGGCGCTATCGGGATGCGCTCGCCGCGGCGCGCACCGCAACGAGGCTCCAGCCGAACGCGGAAGCCTCGCGGCAGGCGCAGGACCTCGCCTCCGACCTGTTCACGCAGATCTTCCTGGGACCGAAGGGCGACGAGCTGCCGCCGGTCGAGGCGCTCGGGATGTTCTACGAGTTCCGCGAGCTGACGCCGATCGGCCGCCGCGGCGACGAGCTGATCCGCCGGCTCGCCGATCGTCTCGCCTCAATCGACCTGCTCGACCAGGCTGCCGAACTGCTGCAATACCAGGTCGACCACCGCCTCGAGGGCGCCGCGCGCGCGCAGGTCGCCGCGCGCCTCTCCATGATCTACCTCGCCAACCGCAAACCCGACATGGCGATCACGGCGCTGCGCGCGAGCCGCATCAGCGATCTCTCCGGCGAGCTCAGGCAGCAGCGCCTGCTGCTGGAAGCGCGGGCGCAGAGCGACGTCGGCCGCCACGATCTCGCGCTCGACATCGTCTCCAACGTCTCCGGGCGCGAGGTGCTGCGTCTTCGCTCCGACATCTTCTGGGCGGCGCGGCGCTGGCGCGAGTCCGCCGAGCAGATCGAGCTCTATTACGGCGACCGCTTCCGCGACTTCAAGCCGCTCAATGCGGTGGAGAAGAGCGACATCATCCGCGCCGCCGTCGGCTATGCGCTCGCCGACGATTCGATCGGCCTGTCGCGCTTCCGCGAGAAATACGCGCCGCTGATGAGCGAGAGCGCCGACCGCGTCGCCTTTGACATTGCCAGCAAGCCGGCCGCGGCCTCCAGCGCCGAATTCGCCGAGATCGCGAAGCTCGCTGCCAGCGTCGACACGCTCGACGGCTTCCTGCGCGAGATGAAGCAGCGCTTCCCCGACGCCACCGCCCGCGCGCCGGCCGCGCCGCAGGCCCATGACGAGACCGACCACACCGGCTCGCTGCCCACGATCCCGGTCGTGCGGCAGATCAAGATGACGCGCTAA
- the flgB gene encoding flagellar basal body rod protein FlgB: MSINDLPVLSALRTKMQWHQERQRVLSENVSNSDTPKFRPRDLVEPKLDKSGAVTGSMGPLAMTVTSASHMTPSGAASSFDQNKNAGFETRPAGNAVNLEEEMMKAASNQMDYAAATSLYSKSLHLLKTAIGKG, from the coding sequence ATGTCCATCAACGACCTCCCGGTGCTGTCGGCGCTTCGTACCAAGATGCAGTGGCATCAGGAGCGCCAGCGCGTCCTGTCCGAGAACGTCTCTAATTCCGACACCCCCAAATTCCGCCCGCGCGACCTGGTCGAGCCGAAGCTCGACAAATCCGGCGCGGTGACCGGCTCGATGGGCCCGCTGGCGATGACCGTGACCAGCGCCTCGCACATGACGCCGTCGGGCGCGGCCTCCAGCTTCGACCAGAACAAGAATGCGGGCTTCGAGACCCGCCCCGCGGGCAATGCCGTCAATCTCGAAGAGGAGATGATGAAGGCCGCCAGCAACCAGATGGACTACGCGGCGGCGACCTCGCTCTATTCGAAGAGCCTGCATCTGCTCAAGACCGCGATCGGCAAGGGCTAG
- the fliR gene encoding flagellar biosynthetic protein FliR, with protein sequence MRIDVSLLPALAASFMLAFARVGAMVMLLPGLGETNIPTRIKLSIALLLTLIILPLHRNAYHVDMGSLAPLLVLMLHEIVIGIVLGATARVTLSALQVAGSVIAQQMGLGFVTSVDPTQGQQGVLVGNFLTMLGVTLLFATDSHHLVIAALNDSYSIFSPGETVSSGDVASLATRAFAAAFRLGLQLSGPFLVFGLVFNIGLGVLARLMPQMQVYFVGVPLSIFAGFLVLAVVLTAMMGTYLDYFIGVMHQMMPLK encoded by the coding sequence ATGCGCATCGACGTCTCGCTGCTGCCGGCGCTCGCCGCGTCCTTCATGCTCGCCTTCGCCCGGGTCGGCGCGATGGTGATGCTGCTGCCAGGCCTCGGCGAGACCAACATCCCGACGCGCATAAAACTGTCGATCGCGCTGCTGCTCACGCTGATCATCCTGCCGTTGCACCGCAATGCCTATCATGTCGACATGGGATCGCTGGCGCCGCTTCTGGTGCTGATGCTGCATGAGATCGTGATCGGCATCGTGCTGGGCGCGACCGCGCGGGTGACGCTGTCGGCCCTGCAAGTCGCCGGCTCTGTGATCGCGCAGCAGATGGGGCTCGGCTTCGTCACCTCGGTCGATCCGACACAGGGCCAGCAGGGCGTGCTGGTCGGCAACTTCCTGACCATGCTCGGCGTCACGCTGCTGTTCGCCACCGACAGCCATCACCTCGTGATCGCGGCGCTGAACGACAGCTACTCAATTTTCTCGCCTGGTGAGACCGTGTCGAGCGGCGATGTCGCTTCGCTGGCGACGCGCGCCTTCGCCGCCGCGTTCCGCCTGGGCTTGCAGCTCTCCGGGCCGTTCCTGGTGTTCGGCCTCGTCTTCAATATTGGGCTCGGTGTGCTGGCGCGGCTGATGCCGCAGATGCAGGTCTACTTCGTCGGGGTGCCGCTGTCGATCTTCGCGGGCTTCCTGGTGCTCGCCGTGGTGCTCACCGCGATGATGGGCACGTATCTGGATTACTTCATCGGTGTCATGCACCAGATGATGCCGCTCAAATAG
- the flgC gene encoding flagellar basal body rod protein FlgC: MANDSSDFARSMAIATSGLRAQAGRMRVISENIANADSTSQTSGGDPYRRKVPTFSSALDRTLDAQVVTLGKIKPDQSNFRVKYEPNNPAADATGNVKYPNVNSVVEMTDMRDAQRSYEANLNIISATRRMIQRTLDILKS, from the coding sequence ATGGCGAATGACAGCAGCGACTTTGCCCGCTCGATGGCGATCGCGACCTCCGGCCTGCGCGCGCAGGCCGGGCGCATGCGGGTGATCTCGGAAAACATCGCGAACGCCGACTCGACCTCGCAGACATCAGGTGGCGATCCCTACCGGCGCAAGGTGCCGACCTTCTCCTCAGCGCTCGATCGTACGCTCGACGCCCAGGTCGTCACCCTTGGCAAGATCAAGCCCGACCAGTCCAACTTCCGCGTCAAATACGAGCCGAACAATCCGGCGGCGGATGCCACCGGCAACGTCAAATATCCCAACGTGAACTCGGTGGTCGAGATGACCGACATGCGCGATGCGCAGCGGTCCTACGAGGCCAACCTCAACATCATCAGTGCGACGCGCCGGATGATCCAGCGCACGCTCGACATCCTCAAGAGCTGA
- the fliE gene encoding flagellar hook-basal body complex protein FliE has product MASPTIAANAYANLARVLENSGAGKGSEASGQSFASLLKDAVGSVMESGRKSDAQTVAMAAGKANVMDVVTAVADTDVAVSTLVSVRDRVIAAYEDILKMPI; this is encoded by the coding sequence ATGGCATCACCGACAATCGCCGCCAATGCCTACGCCAATCTCGCCCGCGTGCTGGAGAACAGCGGCGCCGGCAAGGGCAGCGAAGCGAGCGGGCAGTCCTTTGCCTCGCTGCTGAAAGACGCCGTCGGCAGCGTCATGGAATCCGGCCGCAAGTCCGACGCGCAGACGGTGGCGATGGCCGCCGGCAAGGCCAACGTGATGGACGTGGTGACGGCGGTCGCCGACACCGACGTCGCGGTGTCCACGCTCGTGTCGGTCCGCGACCGCGTGATCGCCGCGTATGAAGACATCCTGAAGATGCCGATCTGA